The Rhizobium rhododendri nucleotide sequence GTCGCAAGGGCCGCGATGATCGCGGCCACAAACAAGGACTCCGCGTATCTGGCAGCCCAATTGCCGCAGATATCGACGACCTACATGACGATACCCGGAGCCCTGCACTTCAGTTTTATGCAGTTATGCAAACCTGGCGCCGCTGGGAAGATCGAGCAACAATCTCCGGGCGACGGAATCGTCTGTCAAGATGCCGGCGGGCGGGATCGGGAAGCCATTCATAGGCAAGTGCTGGAGCTCATCTTGGACTTTCTCGGCAAAACGATGCCAGAAGAGTCTGGAGGCTGACGCTACGGCTGCACCGGCTGGGACACAGCGAGGCAGAGGATGAATTTGTTGAGCAGTTGGCGGTCGAAATGGCCGTCTCGCTTGAGCATCCACTTCAGCGCCTCTCCTGAAGACCAGGGCTTCCGGTAGGGCCTGACCGAGGTGACGGCATCATAGACGTCGCAGATCGCGGCCAGCCGCGAAAAGTAGGTCAGGCTGCGGCCCGAGAGCTTGTCCGGGTAACCCTTGCCGTCGACGCGCTCATGGTGGTGGCGGCAGATGTCCGTGACCATTGGCTGGATGTCTTCCTGCTGGGTCAGAATATCGTAACCCAGCATTGGGTGGTCGCGCATTACGCGCGTCTCGGCTTCATCCAGCACGCCGGGCTTGCAGAGGATCGAGCGGGGCACCTTGATCTTGCCGATGTCGTGCAACAATCCAGCGACGCCGAGCAATTCGACGGTTGCCTCGTCCAGTCGGAGATAGCGGCCGAAATGGATCATCAGCGCGCTAACCGCGACCGAATGGACAAACGTCGCCTCATCCTTGTCCTTCAGGCGGGTGACACTGATGAAGACTGCGGGGTTGTCATCGACCGACTTAGAGATTGCTCTCGCAATCGCCTTGGTCTGATCGACGCTCACCGGGCCGTCGCTGGCAGCTGACGAAAACAGATCCTTGAGTTGAGTTACCGACTGTCGCACGGTCTGCATTGCGGCAGCGGCTTGCTGCAGGCAGATCTCGCCAGCCCCGCCATGGCGGTTGTCTGACGCTGGGGCCGATGACAGGTCGGCGCCCCTGGCGGTATTGATCACGACGCCGCTGACCTTGCTTGACCGGAGCTGTCTCGCAGCGACGGCATCGAGAACGAACCGCCGCTTCTGCAGGGGATTGCTGGCCCAACTACCCTCCATGTCCTCGATGAACATTCCGGCCCGCACCTGATCGAGAGCGATACGCTTCAGCATCCGGAGCACGACAGCGCATCGGCTGAGCCGGCCATCAAATTCGGCGAATCCAAGCCATCTTCAATCATCGGCCTGGCATCCTTCTGCAATCATCAAACCTTCTAAAGGCCGACGTATACAATAGAAAGCTTAACAAGCTTGATATCGAACATCTAATTTAACAGACCTTGAAACAGGAGCGGTCGCGGGGATGCACGTCAGGTGCCGCCCGGCGCTGACAATATTTCACTCCCCGGCTGGCTGATTACAGGCTAGACTCGCGACGAACGTCCATACTGATTGAAAGCGCATCGCCATGACCAAACCTCTCGAAGACT carries:
- a CDS encoding HD-GYP domain-containing protein, whose protein sequence is MLKRIALDQVRAGMFIEDMEGSWASNPLQKRRFVLDAVAARQLRSSKVSGVVINTARGADLSSAPASDNRHGGAGEICLQQAAAAMQTVRQSVTQLKDLFSSAASDGPVSVDQTKAIARAISKSVDDNPAVFISVTRLKDKDEATFVHSVAVSALMIHFGRYLRLDEATVELLGVAGLLHDIGKIKVPRSILCKPGVLDEAETRVMRDHPMLGYDILTQQEDIQPMVTDICRHHHERVDGKGYPDKLSGRSLTYFSRLAAICDVYDAVTSVRPYRKPWSSGEALKWMLKRDGHFDRQLLNKFILCLAVSQPVQP